In Lytechinus variegatus isolate NC3 chromosome 18, Lvar_3.0, whole genome shotgun sequence, a single genomic region encodes these proteins:
- the LOC121431979 gene encoding cell wall protein IFF6-like, with the protein MAKFVCIVALMTVAVAITQAFPMREMSEKEALLREILKMDEKFWDTLFGGDDEETTEAPTTTQPTTEATTTEAPVPIVAINKPYSDLTSAQLCGMMQGLYKRRETLETKRDVVINMMYNLCFPPSGLDAAAVLAMFSGIAPDIAPESPWVEEEEQEVEPTETVAEEEEEEGEPSRWKTLIDQLKEAQNKNTGTEEETGGETGATDTGADANDNTGTEEETGVETGATDTGADANDNTGTEEETGVETGAADTEAGANADTGADTNTDPVADTNADAGTGNVADTEAGAGADTAPTNEEGGMAETQPASAKRFADEELLELLLKAVELNREKHNI; encoded by the exons atggcTAAATTTGTTTGCATAGTTGCTTTAATGACTGTTGCTGTTGCCATAACACAGGCGTTTCCG ATGCGAGAGATGTCGGAAAAGGAAGCTCTCCTAAGAGAAATACTGAAAATGGATGAAAAGTTTTGGGATACGCTGTTCGGTGGCGACGACGAGGAAACGACCGAAGCACCAACCACAACACAACCCACGACAGAGGCGACAACCACAGAAGCGCCTGTCCCAATTGTGGCAATCAACAAACCATACTCGGATCTTACCTCAGCCCAGCTGTGCGGCATGATGCAGGGGTTGTACAAGAGAAGGGAGACCTTGGAGACCAAACGGGACGTGGTGATCAACATGATGTACAATCTCTGCTTCCCGCCATCAGGTCTCGACGCTGCCGCAGTCTTGGCCATGTTCAGCGGGATCGCGCCGGACATCGCGCCTGAAAGTCCTtgggtggaagaagaagaacaggAAGTAGAACCAACCGAAACAGTCgcagaggaagaggaggaggaaggtgAACCATCTCGTTGGAAGACGCTGATTGATCAGTTGAAAGAAGCTCAAAACAAGAACACAGGAACAGAAGAGGAGACGGGTGGTGAAACTGGAGCTACTGACACCGGAGCTGATGCAAACGATAACACAGGAACAGAAGAGGAGACGGGTGTTGAAACTGGAGCTACTGACACCGGAGCTGATGCAAACGATAACACAGGAACAGAAGAGGAGACGGGTGTTGAAACTGGAGCTGCTGACACCGAAGCTGGTGCTAATGCTGACACCGGAGCTGACACTAACACTGACCCTGTTGCTGACACCAATGCTGATGCAGGGACTGGGAATGTTGCAGATACTGAAGCCGGTGCTGGTGCTGACACGGCTCCCACCAACGAAGAAGGCGGAATGGCAGAAACTCAACCAGCATCAGCCAAGCGATTCGCAGATGAGGAACTATTGGAACTACTTCTGAAAGCAGTTGAACTAAACCGTGAAAAACACAACATCTAG